One window of the Salvia miltiorrhiza cultivar Shanhuang (shh) unplaced genomic scaffold, IMPLAD_Smil_shh original_scaffold_358, whole genome shotgun sequence genome contains the following:
- the LOC131004238 gene encoding 26.5 kDa heat shock protein, mitochondrial, with product MKLLMLTPSIHQLLETIYCFIYKTLFQHQPQSHLENQELSNLHLSLCSTMALARLALKNLQQRASYSGSLLAKNAAEKQRWFLRGLSSAAEEKAHEVAVQEAEGGKKPKRRRGGNLWRRDGRDFVPALWDMFDFHRGLGNALENINRVVEKIAPQAREHEDSYKLRYEMPGMGKDDVKITVEDRILSIRGEHQQKEDSDDEFWSSSTYNTSLLLPEDAKLDEIKAEMKDGVLNILIPKAEKAHKDVKEVEVH from the exons ATGAAACTTCTCATGCTTACTCCATCCATCCACCAGCTCCTAGAAACCATTTATTGCTTTATATATAAAACCTTGTTTCAACATCAACCGCAATCACATTTAGAGAATCAAGAATTAAGCAATCTTCATCTGAGTTTGTGTTCCACAATGGCATTAGCACGTCTAGCTCTCAAGAATTTGCAGCAGCGGGCCTCGTATTCTGGTTCGTTGCTGGCCAAAAATGCGGCGGAGAAACAGAGATGGTTTCTCCGGGGGCTCTCCTCCGCTGCGGAAGAGAAGGCCCATGAGGTGGCGGTGCAAGAGGCCGAGGGTGGCAAGAAGCCCAAGCGGCGGAGGGGTGGCAACCTCTGGAGGAGAGATGGCCGTGACTTCGTCCCTGCTCTTTGGG ATATGTTCGACTTCCATAGGGGATTGGGAAACGCGTTGGAGAACATAAACAGGGTGGTGGAGAAGATAGCGCCGCAGGCGAGGGAGCACGAGGACAGCTACAAGCTCCGGTACGAGATGCCGGGGATGGGGAAGGACGACGTGAAGATAACTGTGGAGGACAGGATTCTGAGCATACGAGGGGAGCATCAGCAGAAAGAGGATTCCGACGACGAGTTCTGGTCATCCAGCACCTACAACACCAGCCTCTTGCTGCCGGAAGATGCAAAGCTCGATGAAATCAAGGCGGAGATGAAGGATGGAGTGCTCAATATACTCATACCTAAGGCTGAGAAAGCACACAAGGATGTTAAGGAAGTTGAGGTTCATTAA
- the LOC131004241 gene encoding uncharacterized protein LOC131004241 codes for MLKPKALGDHQNAHKKERQQLKRAQLQASCNAAALSAHHRQHAPARPKPAQVPCPPRQGIRPLDVPQARESTRRGGLVAGDGKGSPHQAGPRSMPALHSRRRVHPRPRRGFGRRWRCSSAGEQLSTVALLKQISREKGSAAVDGSAAAVELSSRRRPRYERRRGHLHHHVQTHVRHTLLDRAHRIRRLGCRS; via the coding sequence ATGCTCAAACCCAAAGCCCTCGGCGACCACCAGAACGCACACAAGAAGGAGCGGCAGCAGCTCAAGCGCGCCCAGCTGCAGGCCAGCTGCAACGCCGCCGCCTTGTCTGCCCATCATCGGCAACATGCACCAGCTCGGCCTAAGCCCGCACAAGTCCCTTGCCCACCTCGCCAAGGCATACGGCCCCTTGATGTCCCTCAAGCTCGGGAATCAACTCGCCGTGGTGGCCTCGTCGCCGGAGATGGCAAGGGAAGTCCTCATCAAGCAGGGCCTCGCTCTATGCCGGCTCTTCACTCTCGACGCCGTGTGCATCCACGGCCACGGCGAGGTTTCGGTCGACGGTGGCGCTGCAGCTCGGCAGGCGAACAGCTGTCGACGGTGGCGCTGCTGAAACAGATTTCGAGAGAGAAGGGGTCCGCGGCGGTCGATGGCAGCGCCGCAGCAGTGGAACTTAGCAGTCGAAGGCGGCCGCGCTATGAACGTCGGAGAGGCCACCTTCACCACCATGTCCAAACTCATGTTCGCCACACTCTTCTCGATCGAGCTCACCGAATACGGCGCCTCGGATGCCGGAGCTAA
- the LOC131004245 gene encoding H/ACA ribonucleoprotein complex subunit 3-like protein, which yields MYLQFYINDNGDKVYTTKKESPVGLATESAHPARFSPDDKYSRQRILLKKRFGLLPTQHPPPKY from the exons ATGTATCTCCAATTTTACATCAACGATAACGGTGACAAAGTTTACACTACCAAG AAGGAGTCACCAGTAGGTTTGGCAACAGAATCAGCTCATCCTG CCCGATTCTCACCCGATGATAAATACTCAAGGCAGAGAATTCTTCTGAAGAAGCGCTTTGGTCTGCTTCCAACCCAACACCCGCCTCCAAAGTACTAG